The following are from one region of the Phyllostomus discolor isolate MPI-MPIP mPhyDis1 chromosome 9, mPhyDis1.pri.v3, whole genome shotgun sequence genome:
- the DEFB119 gene encoding beta-defensin 119 isoform X1 has protein sequence MKPLFLLFLAILLATEPVVSVSCWMNGQCRLVCKDDEENVLRCPNRKRCCILSRYLTMEPVTIDGILPWTTPRPTRKPKRRGRPRHRVGR, from the exons ATGAAGCCTCTATTCCTCCTGTTTCTCGCCATTCTTCTGGCCACCGAACCGGTGGTGTCAG TATCCTGTTGGATGAATGGACAGTGCCGGTTGGTGTGCAAAGATGATGAAGAGAACGTCTTACGCTGCCCAAATCGTAAACGGTGCTGTATCCTTAGCCGTTACTTAACAATGGAACCAGTAACAATTGATGGGATACTGCCCTGGACCACTCCTCGGCCTACTAGAAAACCGAAACGCAGGGGCAGACCTCGCCACAGAGTTGGAAGATAA
- the DEFB121 gene encoding beta-defensin 121: MKLILLVLAVTLPLVQVTKVKKCWGTLGTCRITCKDSEVFYVLCNAESKCCVDPKYVPVDTKPSNSTGSQR, encoded by the exons ATGAAGCTCATTCTTCTGGTTTTGGCTGTTACCCTGCCACTGGTGCAGGTCACCAAAG TCAAGAAGTGTTGGGGTACATTGGGAACATGCAGAATCACGTGTAAAGACAGCGAAGTATTCTACGTATTATGCAATGCTGAGTCTAAGTGCTGTGTGGATCCGAAGTATGTACCTGTCGACACTAAGCCCTCAAACTCAACTGGAAGCCAGAGATGA